A genomic segment from Plasmodium coatneyi strain Hackeri chromosome 1, complete sequence encodes:
- a CDS encoding SICA antigen — KLLWEELKTFTGDMMFNIEKDGQQDQKMCEKASGDNAKELCRLLLRIFFWMDGLKQQVPNEQRDSTGHMIWIRRDKETDVKKEEEQLHSYYRCLIGKVTLVKMLGKHCKLKVVADVVMNDVGKMRKTMNLNGGNQLCNEVDFGSLKLGSRFMWDQIKKRINDFSTENNYGVWLPLVQKGHSKLHTIRDEVQDKGICPNGEENLDKDTLEKLEITVYNDEDLSLDDDIDTDKDTKTSGKELEELLAKAKQEKEAGKEDKEEEFLAKTLHDLLWKKFEQHREEVQSKKKPQTTAVASPPTGQTRKDDTAGDDDALPKVKQPPSNPAPLAPSEPKGDEECSHLKDDMCKRAKCVTTNWFKDRITRDGGGKQNWCTFWNNDVKGRLDKLSEAMIHEKTGDDGICKDIEQTGKEDAQHAEAKRKACEYIVKGLKHIYNSQEHGTDLQKKNNQQFDRTMGCILLNAYADKLKEEAQKKNPPCDVEKGIDHAFTKSGDIKEKTLPCKGDSTCVECTRKENLTCTLNVNEQLFDEGESKKCEIGRSSGRTQMGTKVKEMLSGNAQIQRTLKSICRDCSKEGMKLCERLQCITENWFEDRIYGTHKRTWCVFWNDDAKSRLNELSEAVTTNSESMGDECKNIQGKDASDDDANKKACQFITAGLKGIYELQESTTEPNRKIARNNRLTSQTMYCLFLNAYADKLIKEVRRPCNITEETIKSAFQIGNRNKETWCLDKNTKEKNDCVECKREANFSNCPLNADNDLRRQDSKCDQDKDNIEKKVKEVFENGKGDKEKGPQIKKALTALTNINNINNTLCDRVKCIYHRWGENRKVNGYYEDWKKFWDPDVQNRLNALSNVINEKNTNMEQHCKDLSGASKQACQLITAGLKRIYEIERGKPQEGNDKEKEERKIADNLIFHRTFSCMLLNIFADEMEEKCLAKQQDIKAGIQHAFSESAKIKEQTHPCKTEGDLCPFCERKEDYKTCSIKDKDGETIGDRMKKMLLYNGQIKQALSTIDSLCKPPAATKPATTSQSGSQGRSESSGSSAPPAGRAETSGNSLAGFQQDTKGVKGKSTTANCGNGVVDGGMDAADACLGFSNNDIPVSNTYTPDPDEADAISGPKGVLGSEIGNVAIVKGKVELPTDPLPTGADPGSQTIPTTGQVHRVYLVQVLQDTSLLVPPDPAVREPGNPDPLDQVPLELGTQVLPVQVVLHTSLRVPLDQVPQELGTQVLPAPVLLELGTQVLLVPAPLELGIQVLLVPVLQEPGTQVLPVQVQLVIKTLVVQDQVLLELHKQQLVMTNHWDHLHQGNHKDHHNKGARTPWFHHHYHQQQQHHHLGVLQQEEHVLRGRVPEASFPFNMLVTL, encoded by the exons AAACTTCTATGGGAAGAGTTGAAGACCTTTACCGGAGACATGATGTTTAATATTGAGAAGGATGGACAGCAGGATCAGAAAATGTGTGAAAAGGCGAGCGGGGATAATGCGAAGGAGTTATGTAGATTATTATTAAGAATATTCTTCTGGATGGATGGATTAAAGCAACAAGTGCCGAATGAGCAGCGAGACAGCACTGGGCACATGATTTGGATACGAAGGGACAAAGAGACGGacgtaaaaaaggaagaagagcaaCTCCACTCTTATTATAGGTGTTTAATTGGAAAAGTAACCTTAGTAAAAATGTTAGGCAAGCATTGTAAGTTAAAGGTAGTAGCAGACGTAGTTATGAATGATGTggggaaaatgaggaaaactATGAATCTTAACGGCGGGAATCAATTATGTAATGAAGTGGATTTCGGAAGTTTAAAATTAGGGAGTAGGTTCATGTGGGATCAAATTAAGAAGCGGATAAATGATTTTAGTACGGAAAACAATTATGGTGTTTGGTTACCGCTAGTACAAAAAGGACATAGCAAGTTGCACACAATAAGGGACGAAGTACAAGACAAGGGAATTTGCCCAAATGGAGAAGAGAACCTTGACAAAGACACCttagaaaaattagaaataaCAGTCTACAACGATGAAGACCTGTCCTTAGACGATGACATTGACACGGACAAGGACACTAAAACTTCAGGGAAGGAGTTGGAGGAATTATTGGCCAAAGCGAAgcaagaaaaggaagcagggaaggaggacaaagaggaagaattcTTAGCAAAGACGTTACATGATTTACTGTGGAAAAAATTCGAACAACATAGGGAAGAAGTTCAAAGCAAGAAAAAACCACAAACAACAGCTGTAGCAAGTCCACCTACAGGTCAAACTAGGAAGGACGACACTGCAGGGGATGATGATGCTCTTCCTAAAGTAAAACAACCACCGTCTAATCCAGCACCACTTGCACCATCTGAACCAAAAG GTGATGAAGAATGCAGCCATCTGAAGGATGACATGTGTAAACGAGCAAAATGCGTGACGACTAATTGGTTTAAAGACAGAATAACGCGTGATGGGGGTGGCAAACAAAACTGG tgtacattttggaaTAATGACGTCAAGGGGAGATTGGATAAACTGTCTGAGGCTATGATCCATGAGAAAACGGGAGACGACGGTATATGCAAAGACATTGAGCAAACGGGAAAGGAGGATGCACAACATGcagaagcaaaaagaaaagcttGTGAGTACATTGTTAAGGgtttaaaacatatatataattctcAGGAACATGGGACCGATCtccaaaagaagaataaccaACAATTTGATCGAACTATGGGGTGTATTCTATTAAATGCTTATGCAGATAAGTtgaaagaagaagcacagaaaaaaaacccTCCTTGTGATGTTGAAAAAGGCATAGACCATGCCTTCACTAAAAGTGGAGacattaaggaaaaaacacTTCCATGTAAGGGTGATAGTACTTGTGTTGAATGTACCAGGAAAGAAAATCTAACTTGCACATTAAACGTTAATGAACAACTGTTtgatgaaggagaaagtaaAAAGTGCGAAATAGGCAGAAGCAGTGGCAGAACCCAGATGGGAACcaaagtaaaagaaatgcTCAGCGGCAATGCACAAATACAAAGAACTCTGAAAAGCATAT GCAGAGATTGtagcaaagaaggaatgaaactATGCGAACGATTACAATGCATAACAGAAAATTGGTTTGAGGACAGAATATATGGGACGCACAAACGAACCTGG TGTGTATTTTGGAATGATGACGCCAAAAGTAGACTGAACGAACTGTCTGAAGCTGTGACCACTAATAGTGAATCTATGGGGGATGAGTGTAAGAACATTCAGGGGAAAGATGCATCAGATGATGATGCTAATAAAAAAGCATGTCAATTCATTACTGCAGGTTTAAAAGGCATTTATGAACTTCAAGAGAGTACGACCGAGCCAAACAGGAAGATTGCAAGGAATAATAGACTAACAAGTCAAACCATGTATTGTCTATTCCTAAACGCCTATGCGGATAAGTTGATAAAGGAGGTTAGACGCCCCTGTAATATCACGGAAGAGACTATAAAGAGTGCATTTCAAATCGGAAATAGAAACAAAGAAACTTGGTGTTTGGATAAGAATActaaggaaaagaatgatTGTGTTGAATGTAAAAGGGAAGCTAACTTTAGCAATTGCCCACTAAACGCAGATAATGACCTACGGAGACAAGATAGTAAATGCGATCAGGACAAagataatatagaaaaaaaagtgaaggaagtgttCGAGAACGGGAAGGGTGACAAAGAAAAGGGGCCGCAAATAAAGAAAGCTCTGACTGCTCTAactaatataaataatataaataataccTTATGTGATCGTGTGAAGTGTATATACCATAGGTGGGGTGAAAACAGGAAAGTTAACGGATATTATGAAGACTGG AAGAAATTTTGGGACCCCGACGTCCAGAATAGACTGAATGCACTGTCCAATGttattaatgaaaaaaatacaaatatgGAACAGCACTGCAAGGACCTCAGTGGGGCGAGCAAACAGGCTTGCCAGCTTATTACTGCAGGATTAAAGCGTATTTACGAAATTGAAAGAGGTAAACCGCAAGAGGGGAAtgacaaagaaaaggaggaaaggaagatagCAGATAACCTCATATTCCACCGAACCTTCTCTTGTATGTTATTGAATATATTTGCTGatgaaatggaggaaaagtGTTTAGCCAAGCAGCAAGACATAAAAGCAGGCATACAACATGCCTTCAgtgaaagtgcaaaaattaaggaaCAAACACATCCATGCAAGACTGAAGGTGATTTGTGTCCATTTTgcgaaaggaaggaggactATAAAACTTGCAGTATAAAGGATAAAGACGGAGAAACAATAGGCgacagaatgaaaaagatgCTCTTATACAATGGCCAAATAAAGCAAGCTCTGTCTACTATAGATTCTTTATGTAAACCACCTGCTGCTACTAAACCAGCAACAACATCACAATCAGGAAGTCAAGGTAGGTCTGAATCATCAGGTTCGTCAGCACCACCAGCAGGAAGGGCTGAAACATCAGGTAATTCACTTGCAGGATTTCAACAAGATACAAAGGGAGTAAAAGGTAAGTCTACAACTGCAAACTGTGGAAATGGAGTAGTAGACGGTGGTATGGATGCAGCTGACGCATGCTTAGGTTTCTCTAACAATGATATTCCAGTATCTAATACTTATACTCCCGATCCTGATGAGGCCGATGCAATTAGTGGTCCTAAAGGTGTCCTTGGAAGTGAAATAGGTAATGTAGCAATAGTTAAGGGTAAAGTAGAACTTCCCACTGATCCTCTTCCCACAGGTGCAGATCCAGGTTCCCAAACAATTCCAACCACAGGGCAG GTACACAGGGTGTATTTGGTCCAGGTTCTACAGGACACCAGTCTCCTGGTTCCTCCGGACCCGGCAGTACGGGAACCTGGAAACCCGGATCCTCTGGACCAGGTTCCactggaacttggaacccaggttcttccggtccAGGTAGTACTGCACACCAGTCTCCGGGTTCCTCTGGACCAGGTTCCacaggaacttggaacccaggttcttccggctCCGGTTCTactggaacttggaacccaggttcttctggtaccggcTCCACTGGaacttggaatccaggttcttctggttccggttctacaggaacctggaacccaggttcttccagTTCAGGTGCAGCTGGTAATCAaaacactggtagtccaagaccaggtTCTACTAGAACTCCACAAGCAGCAGTTGGTAATGACAAACCACTGGGACCACCTCCACCAGGGAAACCACaaggaccaccacaacaagggGGCCCGAACCCCCTGGTTCCATCATCACTATCAtcaacagcagcaacaccATCACCTAGGAGTGTTACAACAGGAGGAGCACGTGCTTCGGGGAAGAGTGCCAGAGGCCTCCTTCCCATTCAACATGTTGGTAACCTTATAA
- a CDS encoding SICA antigen, which yields MDHGMDHSGPHEYTLVKERKQPRSVPTRTERTKKLGVGRRSVGRRTIIDIHLEVLEECQKGDLHSTKQDFFEILVQEFMGSKFIKEEKVPSSDSGFRFQVQIAGFREEDFVPMVRVAMEDVPKEQFPSSDFGFREEDFVPKEGVSTEQGPSSDSEFMEDDFVPKEQVQSSDSGFREEDFVPGENLPYEHFT from the exons atggaCCATGGTATGGACCACtctggtccacatgaatataccttagtaaaagaacgaaaacaaccaagatctgttcCAACGAGAACAGAGAGGACAAAAAAACTGGGTGTTGGTCGTCGCTCTGTTGGTCGCCGCacgattattgatattcatttagaagtcttagaggaatgtcaaaaaggggacctacattcgacgaagcaagacttttttgaaattttggttcaagaatttatgggaagcaaattcataaaggaagagaaggttccaagttcagattccgggtttag gttccaagtacAGATTGcgggttttagggaggaagactttgttcctatggTAAGGGTTGCtatggaagatgttcctaaggaacagttcccaagttcagatttcgggtttagggaagaagactttgttcctaaggaaggagttTCTACGGAACAGggtccaagttcagattctgAGTTTATGGAGGatgactttgttcctaaggaacaggtccaaagttcagattccgggtttagggaggaagactttgttcctggGGAAAATCTTCCTTATGAACACTTTacttag